TACCCACAAAGCAGTAAGCGGAGGCAGCTTACCTCGGAGAGCAGGTAGAATATCCCTACCAATGCACTCCATCTCTTCCTCCACATTCTAGGGTGACCTCTTCATTAGCCGAACTGCTTGCACTCCCACCTGCTATCACCATGCCTAGAGGTCAGAAGAGTAAGCTCCGTGCCCGTGAGAGACGCCGCCAGGCCCGTGGTGAGACCCAGGGTCTGGAGGGCCCTGAGGCTACTGCAGAAGCACCAGCAGGCGCAGCAGCCACAGCAGCAGGAgagtccccctcccctgcctgccctctcTCTGGGGATAGAGCTCAGAATTTGCCTGCCGCTGCGACATCCAGCAGTCCTCAGGCAGCCGAGGGGAGCTCCTCTCCCGCCAGTGCTGGTGCAGCTGTTTCATGCACCAATTCAGGTGAAGGCGCCAAAAGCCAAGATGAGGGAAGCCAACAATCCTCTAAGGGCACTGAGTTGTCACGCAGAGATCCATTAAACAAGAAGGTAGTGTTGTTGGTACAGTTCCTGCTGCAGAAGTATCAAAAGAAAGAGCCAGTTACGAGGGCAGACATGCTAAAGTATGTCATCAAAAAGTACAGGTATCATTTCAATGATATCCTCAAGAGAGCCTCTGAGCACATGGAGCTGGCCTTTGGTATTGATGTGAAGGAAGTGGATCCCATCCGGCACTGCTATGCCCTCCTCAGCAAACTAGACCTCAGCGTCGATGGCACGGTGCATGAAGAAGAGAACACGCCCAAGACCGGCATCCTGATGATCGTGCTGGGGGTAATCTTCATGAAAGGCAACTGCGCCCGGGAGGAGGACGTCTGGGAAGTCCTGAATCTGATGGGCATATATTCGGATAAGAAGCACTTCATCTATGGGGAGCCAAAGAAGATCATCACTGAAGATTTGGTGCAGCTCAAGTACCTGGAGTACCGGCAGGTGCCCAACAGCGACCCTCCGCGCTATGAGTTCCTGTGGGGCCCCCGAGCCCACGCCGAGACCAGCAAGATGAGAATCCTGGAGTTTCTAGCCAAAGTTCACGATACCGTCCCCAGTGCTTT
The DNA window shown above is from Lynx canadensis isolate LIC74 chromosome X, mLynCan4.pri.v2, whole genome shotgun sequence and carries:
- the LOC115507796 gene encoding melanoma-associated antigen B18-like; the encoded protein is MPRGQKSKLRARERRRQARGETQGLEGPEATAEAPAGAAATAAGESPSPACPLSGDRAQNLPAAATSSSPQAAEGSSSPASAGAAVSCTNSGEGAKSQDEGSQQSSKGTELSRRDPLNKKVVLLVQFLLQKYQKKEPVTRADMLKYVIKKYRYHFNDILKRASEHMELAFGIDVKEVDPIRHCYALLSKLDLSVDGTVHEEENTPKTGILMIVLGVIFMKGNCAREEDVWEVLNLMGIYSDKKHFIYGEPKKIITEDLVQLKYLEYRQVPNSDPPRYEFLWGPRAHAETSKMRILEFLAKVHDTVPSAFPAWYEEALRDEEERARARAAARARITAMASARARAMASSSSHSK